The region TGGATGAAGACACAGGGCGAAAACCCCAAGACCGAAGAAGAAGTAGAAAAGGAATTCCCCAGCTTCAGAAATCAACTGAAGTGGAGCCTGATCACCGAAAAGATCGTAACCGATAACGCCATACAGGTTCAACCCGACGAACTCCGCCAATTTGCCAGACAGCAATTATTTGGCTACATGGGCATGGGTGCCATGGATGAAGAGCAACCCTGGGTAGCCGATTATGTGGAGAAAATGATGAAGGACCGGAAATATGTGGAAGATGCATTTAACCGCATCCAGACACAGCGGATCTTCGAATGGGCAGAGACCCAGATCAACCCGACCGATAAATCCATTTCGGCCGAGGAGTTTACGAAGATGGTGGAGGAACATCAGCACCATCATTAGTCTTGGTATATTACCGCAAAGAACACAAGAACGCGGAGTTACGCAGAGAAAGTTATTAGCCGTTAGCTTTTAGCTAATAGTCCATACCGATCCTTGGCGTCTTAGCGCCCTGGCGGTAAAATTCTCTGCGCATTTCCGCGTTCTTATGTTCTCTGTGGTAAACCGAACCCGCAAAACCGTCACACCCATTCCCGCCAATTTTGCAGTTCCATCATTTGGACGGATATTTGAGGGATTCTTTAGCTCGGATTAATCGCTTAAATATCAAAACAAATGAGTTCTGAATTTGAAAAATACGCCGTCAAACACCGGGGCATTTCCAGCAATACCCTGAACGGATATGCCTCGCATCTGGTTACGGCGCTTACCCCCAACATTATTGAAGAGAGACCGATGAATGTGGCCGTCATGGACGTTTACAGCCGTTTGATGATGGACCGGATCATCTTTCTTGGTTACCCGATCAATGACGAAGTAGCCAATATCGTAACCGCCCAGTTATTATTCCTCGACTCGACCGACCGCGGCCGGGACATCAATATGTATATCAACAGCCCGGGTGGTAGTGTATACGCCGGTATGGGTGTATACGATACCATGCAATATGTAGCCCCCGATGTGGCTACTATCTGTATCGGTGTTGCCGCCTCCATGGCTTCGGTATTGCTTTGTGCGGGTACCAATGGAAAAAGGGCCGCGCTCAAACATTCCCGGGTAATGATGCACCAGCCCAGTGGCGCCATCGGCGGACAGGCCAGTGATATCGCCATCACCGTTAATGAAATTCGTAAGCTCCGGGGCGAATTGTATGAGATCATTGCCAATCATTCTGGCAAATCGATCGAAACCATACAGTCCGATTTTGACCGTGACTATTGGATGACCGCTTCCGAAGCAAAAGCCTATGGCCTCGTGGATGAGGTATTGGTCACCAACCCGAGAAAAGAGAAAAAAGATTCCAAACACTAAAATGTCAATGATGTTTCCCAAGCAATATATCAACAACGACTGGAGAGCCGATGATGAAGAGGATGAGAAGGATCCCGCCGCCAAACGAGATGAGCTGATGATGCTCAACAAACGGTTGGAGAAATATTTTTACGAAAAAAGAAGCGTTTACCTATGGGGTGTGGTGGATGATAAATCTGCCCGCGAAGTGGTTTCCAAAATGCTCCTGCTCGAAGCCGATAAAGCCGGTGAAGAGATCAAATTCTATATAAACAGCCCCGGTGGCGTTGTCACCAGCGGTATGGTGATATACGATACGATGAAAATGCTGAAATCACCCGTGAGTACCATTTGCATGGGATTGGCAGCATCCATGGGCAGTATCCTGCTCAGTGGCGGCGTAAAAGGCAGACGATTTATATATCCCCATGGTGAGGTCATGATCCACCAGCCTTCCCTGGGTGGACATTTTCAGGGGGTAAGTGCCGACCTGGAAATTCAGGCCAGACAAACCCAAAGAGTAAAAGAGATCGGTGCCACCATTCTCGCGAATAACTGTGGCAAAATGGTAGCCCAGGTGATGAAGGATTTCGACCGCGATTATTGGATGGATGCGAAAGAAGCCATTGAATATGGTATCGTTGATGGTGTCTTAGAGACACTTTAATTTAAGTTTTTACCGCAGAGAACATAAGAACGCGGAGTTACGCAGAGATTTTTTCTTATGTCCTAAAAGCTCCTGGTCTTTAATTATTAGCTTTTAGTTATAAACATATCTCTGCGAAACTCTGCATTCTTATGTTCGCTGCGGTAAAATATCTATCTGATTTTCAATCAATTAAAAATAATCCGGTAGGAAACTACCCGCTTATTGCCTTTTTTGTAACTTCGCCTATTGCGTTTTACGTGAAAATAGTTGGTTATAAATTATTGATTATTAATTAATAGGTTGTTTATTTTTTAATAATCAATAATTAATAACAAAGAATTTATAACAAGAATACCTATAGAATGGCCAAGAGCCCCCTCCACTGTTCCTTTTGTGGTCGCAACCGCGACGAAGTGAAGATCCTGATTGCAGGGCAGGAAGGCCATATTTGTGAAAACTGTGTTGACCATGCACGCGAAATCATTGAACAAGAATTAATGGTCAAGGAAGAAAAATCTACTTCCTCCTTTAAGCTTACCGTTAAAAAACCTGTTGAAATAAAGCGCTTCCTGGATGAATATGTCATCGGGCAGGGCGAGGCCAAGAAAGTACTGGCTGTAGCGGTTTACAACCACTATAAGCGTTTACAGCAAAAGGCCACTGAAACCACCCCTTCTGAAGTAGAGATCGAAAAGAGCAATATCATCATGGTGGGTGAAACCGGTACGGGGAAGACCCTGCTGGCCAAGACCATCGCCAAACTGCTCAATGTACCCTTTACCATTGTGGATGCCACGGTATTCACCGAGGCGGGCTATGTAGGAGAAGATGTGGAAAGCATTCTCACCCGTTTGCTCCAGGTTTGTAACTATGATGTTTCCGCTGCCGAACGTGGCATTGTTTATATTGATGAGATCGATAAGATCGCCCGTAAAGGCGATAACCCTTCTATCACCCGGGATGTGAGTGGCGAAGGGGTACAACAAGGTCTGCTCAAACTCCTTGAAGGAACCGATGTACTCGTTCCCCCACAGGGAGGACGTAAACACCCTGAACAGAAACTCATCAAGATCAATACACAGAATATCCTGTTTGTATGCGGAGGCGCCTTTGATGGCATTGATAAAGTGATCGGACGCCGGGTGCAGACCAATACCATTGGTTTTAATGTGGACAAAGAACTCCAGGATAATATGAAAAAGAACCTGTTGCAGTTTGTCAACGCGCAAGATTTGAAAACATTTGGATTGATCCCCGAATTGCTTGGTCGTCTGCCTGTAGTGACCCATCTTGATCCGCTGGATAGCGCCACCCTCCGGGAAATTCTTACCGAACCCAAGAACGCCCTGGTTAAACAATACAAGAAACTCTTCGAACTCGAAGGCATTCAGCTTTCCATTGAAGCCGATGTGCTCGATTTTATGGTGGAAAAAGCCATGGAATATAAACTGGGGGCACGCGGACTTCGGAGTATCTGCGAAACCATCCTTACAGATGCCATGTTTGAACTGCCTTCCTCCAATATCAAGACCTTTACCCTCGATATTGAATACACGCGCCGCAAGTTCGACACGAGCAAACTCAGCGTCCTTAAAGTAGCCTAAGCTTTTTTCTCTGCATTCCATGTCCTCAGTGAGAAAAAAATGCTCACAGAATACACCGAATGCACGGAAATATTGTGCAAATTCGTGTTACAAATACTATACATGGAAGAAATCATCTCCCGTCTCCAATCCGAGGCCGGTCTGACCGAAGAGCAAGCCAAAAAAGCCATTGAGACCATTAAAAACTTTGTGGTCGAAAAATTCCCGATGCTCGAAGGGGCCGTCTCGAATATATTTAGGGGCAATTAGTGTGAGGGATAGATTATTGATTTTTAATTATTGATTATTCAGCTTCCATACTATTTTAATAGCTGTCATATCTAAGCATGAATCAGTAATTAATAATTTATAATAGCCCCCATGCTTT is a window of Chitinophagales bacterium DNA encoding:
- a CDS encoding ATP-dependent Clp protease proteolytic subunit, whose amino-acid sequence is MSSEFEKYAVKHRGISSNTLNGYASHLVTALTPNIIEERPMNVAVMDVYSRLMMDRIIFLGYPINDEVANIVTAQLLFLDSTDRGRDINMYINSPGGSVYAGMGVYDTMQYVAPDVATICIGVAASMASVLLCAGTNGKRAALKHSRVMMHQPSGAIGGQASDIAITVNEIRKLRGELYEIIANHSGKSIETIQSDFDRDYWMTASEAKAYGLVDEVLVTNPRKEKKDSKH
- a CDS encoding ATP-dependent Clp protease proteolytic subunit encodes the protein MMFPKQYINNDWRADDEEDEKDPAAKRDELMMLNKRLEKYFYEKRSVYLWGVVDDKSAREVVSKMLLLEADKAGEEIKFYINSPGGVVTSGMVIYDTMKMLKSPVSTICMGLAASMGSILLSGGVKGRRFIYPHGEVMIHQPSLGGHFQGVSADLEIQARQTQRVKEIGATILANNCGKMVAQVMKDFDRDYWMDAKEAIEYGIVDGVLETL
- the clpX gene encoding ATP-dependent Clp protease ATP-binding subunit ClpX is translated as MAKSPLHCSFCGRNRDEVKILIAGQEGHICENCVDHAREIIEQELMVKEEKSTSSFKLTVKKPVEIKRFLDEYVIGQGEAKKVLAVAVYNHYKRLQQKATETTPSEVEIEKSNIIMVGETGTGKTLLAKTIAKLLNVPFTIVDATVFTEAGYVGEDVESILTRLLQVCNYDVSAAERGIVYIDEIDKIARKGDNPSITRDVSGEGVQQGLLKLLEGTDVLVPPQGGRKHPEQKLIKINTQNILFVCGGAFDGIDKVIGRRVQTNTIGFNVDKELQDNMKKNLLQFVNAQDLKTFGLIPELLGRLPVVTHLDPLDSATLREILTEPKNALVKQYKKLFELEGIQLSIEADVLDFMVEKAMEYKLGARGLRSICETILTDAMFELPSSNIKTFTLDIEYTRRKFDTSKLSVLKVA